One window of Alosa sapidissima isolate fAloSap1 chromosome 21, fAloSap1.pri, whole genome shotgun sequence genomic DNA carries:
- the hax1 gene encoding HCLS1-associated protein X-1, with protein MSIFDLFRGFFGVPGGTYGRYGPREPFFDSMTHDEDDDEEDEREGFYPGSFEGPGGRDPLDDAWRFGFSMGPNGMRLHEPPMFGQILREMEDIFSELGRWEDRHGPFGMPSLEPPHPPQGRGPCGESGDKNSSLRDFMLKCPDDRPSPSGPPPPGAPPDSHGPSPDSPFQRWSPFSKFHDSWRDGLFGAPLDTKKEDGDLDSQVSSGGLDQILTPAPAQPRTRSFFQSVTVKKIVKPDGSVEETRTVRDGQGNEETTVTRSGGSGGPEGSRGPNGGPESSTDLQDNMDLFSKFFGGFRG; from the exons ATGAGCATATTTGATCTTTTTCGTGGATTTTTTGGGGTTCCCGGAGGAACATACGGACGGTATGGTCCAAG GGAACCCTTCTTCGATAGCATGACCCATGATGAAGACGAcgatgaggaggatgaaaggGAGGGTTTTTACCCTGGCTCGTTCGAAGGGCCAGGAGGTCGCGACCCGTTGGACGATGCCTGGCGATTCGGCTTCAGCATGGGACCTAACGGAATGCGCCTTCACGAGCCTCCGATGTTCGGACAAATCCTCAGGGAGATGGAGGATATTTTCTCTGAGCTCGGGCGCTGGGAGGACCGTCACGGACCGTTCG GGATGCCCAGTCTAGAGCCCCCTCACCCACCTCAGGGCAGAGGTCCATGCGGAGAGTCGGGGGATAAAAATAGCTCATTGCGGGATTTCATGTTGAAGTGCCCGGACGATAGGCCCTCCCCCTCGGGCCCCCCACCGCCAGGGGCCCCCCCAGACAGCCACGGACCCTCTCCAGACTCCCCATTCCAACGCTGGTCACCTTTCTCAAAG TTTCATGACAGCTGGCGTGATGGTCTGTTTGGCGCTCCTCTGGATACCAAAAAAGAAGATGGAG ATTTGGACTCCCAGGTGTCCTCAGGCGGCCTGGACCAGATTCTGACGCCTGCACCAGCTCAGCCCAGAACACGCAGCTTCTTCCAGTCCGTCACGGTCAAGAAGATTGTGAAGCCAGACGGG TCAGTGGAGGAGACTCGTACGGTGAGGGACGGGCAGGGCAACGAGGAGACCACGGTCACTCGCTCTGGTGGTTCAGGAGGCCCTGAGGGGTCAAGGGGCCCCAACG GTGGTCCAGAGTCCTCCACTGACCTGCAGGACAACATGGACCTGTTCTCCAAGTTCTTCGGAGGCTTCAGAGGGTGA